A portion of the Musa acuminata AAA Group cultivar baxijiao chromosome BXJ1-1, Cavendish_Baxijiao_AAA, whole genome shotgun sequence genome contains these proteins:
- the LOC135679451 gene encoding cell division cycle 20.2, cofactor of APC complex-like: MVSSRSRRVEYDRFIPFRSAMDMDFARCALTMPSRPQRDGSIESPSSVAYQKLLVQCILKNRSCIFAFKSAPESPADKVSQFDEDNRPHKKQQRRIPKDADRVLAAYDILDDDRLNLLDWGSNNVLAIGLNDTVCLWNAANKSSTKFSRALEDNSPVTSISWSPDGKVLAVALGNSNLYLVDAATRRVLVGIKVTATPLFVHLRGEVM, from the coding sequence ATGGTTTCTTCTCGTTCCAGGCGTGTGGAGTACGACCGCTTCATCCCGTTCCGATCGGCGATGGACATGGACTTCGCGCGCTGTGCTCTAACCATGCCTTCCAGACCTCAGCGTGATGGTTCGATAGAATCCCCATCGAGTGTGGCGTACCAAAAACTTCTTGTTCAATGTATTTTGAAGAACAGATCTTGCATCTTCGCATTCAAGAGTGCACCCGAATCACCGGCCGACAAGGTGTCCCAATTTGACGAGGATAATCGACCGCACAAGAAGCAACAGAGGCGAATCCCAAAAGATGCAGATAGGGTTTTGGCTGCTTATGATATCTTAGATGATGATAGGTTGAATCTACTCGACTGGGGGAGCAATAACGTGTTGGCGATTGGCCTCAATGACACAGTGTGCCTATGGAATGCTGCGAATAAGTCTAGTACGAAGTTTTCACGAGCCCTAGAAGACAACAGCCCTGTCACTAGCATCAGCTGGTCCCCAGACGGGAAAGTTCTAGCTGTGGCATTAGGCAATTCAAATTTATATCTGGTTGATGCAGCAACAAGACGTGTGTTGGTTGGAATCAAGGTGACAGCCACTCCTTTGTTTGTTCACTTGCGTGGAGAAGTAATGTAA